The Leptospira sp. WS39.C2 genome contains a region encoding:
- a CDS encoding two-component system response regulator, protein MAIENDPNSAQDLENIFLGLRQRVVITKFSQTVQEYVKSSNPDIILMGLTFKDKKELEFILELRRDVITHNIPILAMIPKEDANFIANHKKLGFTDYIVKPLAKQTLLDRIHSHIEEYKFSESSKTRDNVSFVVVDRGQDRVLFQCRANLKRYVFPEFKKIFTLNFLKSIHTERICFDVRVVPELGKEEVEVFERVIKIFQNHDKIIFIAGRHMGAFIEHSTDDEKMLVFMAPNEFDEYVKMEELKKEELRKKEKKEKFAKDTNKEPSQNSPIPPTNLGEVKVDINPSSEVPQSVTPETTQAENKTSIDDSSQKNKDISTDTIPTSDQT, encoded by the coding sequence ATGGCAATTGAAAACGATCCAAATTCTGCTCAAGATTTGGAGAATATCTTTTTAGGTCTACGCCAAAGAGTTGTGATCACAAAATTTTCACAAACGGTCCAAGAATATGTTAAATCTTCAAACCCAGATATTATTCTGATGGGTTTAACCTTTAAAGATAAAAAGGAATTAGAATTTATATTAGAACTTCGCCGTGACGTGATCACTCATAACATTCCGATATTAGCAATGATTCCTAAGGAAGACGCAAATTTCATTGCAAATCATAAAAAACTTGGATTTACGGACTACATAGTAAAACCACTCGCAAAACAAACATTACTTGATAGAATCCATTCACATATCGAAGAATATAAGTTTAGTGAATCTTCAAAAACTCGAGATAATGTTTCCTTTGTAGTTGTTGACCGTGGACAAGACCGTGTTTTATTCCAATGCCGAGCGAATCTAAAACGATATGTTTTTCCTGAATTTAAAAAAATATTCACTTTAAATTTTTTAAAATCAATTCACACAGAAAGAATTTGTTTTGATGTTAGAGTTGTTCCTGAACTTGGGAAAGAAGAAGTAGAAGTATTCGAACGTGTGATTAAAATTTTTCAAAATCATGATAAGATTATTTTTATAGCAGGCCGGCATATGGGAGCCTTCATCGAACATTCCACAGATGATGAAAAAATGTTAGTGTTCATGGCTCCGAACGAGTTCGATGAATACGTTAAAATGGAAGAATTAAAGAAAGAAGAACTTCGTAAAAAAGAGAAAAAGGAAAAATTTGCAAAAGATACAAATAAAGAACCAAGTCAAAATAGTCCTATTCCTCCAACCAATTTAGGGGAAGTCAAAGTTGATATCAATCCTAGTTCAGAAGTGCCTCAATCAGTGACTCCAGAAACAACACAGGCTGAAAACAAAACTTCAATTGATGATTCTAGTCAGAAGAACAAAGATATATCTACAGATACAATACCAACATCTGACCAAACGTAA
- a CDS encoding EAL domain-containing protein: MKNQLLTGPYYFGMKDLEVFKKHFIQENKGKPLFLIRFENITGIELTEFLDLLRTEFYSCLDLEDICFGFHYFEKQNILLMGISPLFEWDIEKFPNIENSVGKFQQQCLQNKIVSFHFGVSRTQSNFISDNEEIFAELFKSSEKNLNDNLVRWSWTYYNKANTYISGSVHEAMIQPTVIFNPKEKTYAVKGGEVFLGGGAYIGYKDLINDIPSDQDINRIELLILEKLIIACEGAPGLLKFNISPQSLIDTFSLNDRVDRLKKLILSKDLSPENIRFELVEKPYDESKYQLKDVCQAFYSHGMSFAADDFGVKSQSHQIVLDLGIMIKEFKLDPISFKFKIEEDQIKFLDNLAFIDYCKRLADNREAVITAEAVEDFDTLNFLMEHQIYQFQANILFGKMTISDYKRDFDLLHSIHEDVVKEVLTDKILSEKQKKVGNLFLVASEEGLI, translated from the coding sequence TTGAAAAATCAACTTTTAACTGGTCCTTATTATTTTGGAATGAAAGACTTGGAAGTGTTTAAAAAACATTTCATCCAAGAAAATAAAGGAAAACCACTCTTTCTCATTCGATTTGAAAATATCACAGGCATCGAACTTACAGAATTTTTAGATTTGTTACGTACGGAATTTTATTCCTGTTTGGACTTGGAAGATATCTGCTTTGGATTCCATTATTTCGAAAAACAGAATATCCTTTTGATGGGAATCTCTCCTTTATTTGAATGGGACATTGAAAAATTTCCAAACATTGAAAACTCAGTTGGAAAATTCCAACAACAATGTTTACAAAATAAAATTGTATCTTTTCACTTTGGTGTTTCTAGAACCCAATCTAATTTTATATCTGATAATGAAGAAATATTTGCAGAACTCTTCAAATCTTCTGAAAAAAATCTAAACGACAACTTAGTACGTTGGAGTTGGACCTATTACAACAAAGCAAATACGTATATTTCTGGCTCAGTGCATGAAGCGATGATCCAACCTACAGTGATTTTTAATCCTAAAGAAAAAACTTATGCTGTGAAAGGTGGGGAAGTATTTTTAGGAGGTGGAGCTTATATCGGATATAAAGATTTAATCAATGATATTCCCTCTGACCAAGACATCAATCGAATTGAACTTTTGATTTTAGAAAAACTCATCATTGCTTGTGAAGGAGCACCTGGACTTTTAAAATTTAATATTTCTCCACAGTCATTGATTGATACTTTCTCTTTAAATGACAGAGTGGATCGTTTAAAAAAATTGATCCTAAGCAAAGATCTTTCTCCAGAAAACATTCGCTTTGAACTTGTTGAAAAACCATACGACGAATCAAAATACCAACTAAAAGATGTCTGCCAGGCATTTTATTCTCACGGAATGAGTTTTGCTGCTGATGACTTTGGAGTAAAAAGTCAGTCTCATCAAATAGTACTCGATTTGGGAATTATGATCAAGGAATTCAAATTAGATCCAATTAGTTTTAAATTCAAAATTGAAGAAGACCAAATAAAATTTTTAGACAATTTGGCATTCATTGATTATTGCAAGAGGTTAGCGGACAACCGAGAAGCAGTCATCACAGCAGAGGCTGTGGAGGACTTTGATACATTAAATTTTCTTATGGAACACCAAATTTATCAATTCCAAGCCAATATCTTATTTGGCAAAATGACGATTTCCGATTACAAAAGGGATTTTGATTTACTCCACTCCATCCACGAAGATGTTGTGAAAGAAGTATTAACTGACAAAATTTTATCGGAAAAACAAAAGAAAGTTGGTAACTTGTTTTTAGTCGCATCCGAAGAAGGACTCATTTAA
- a CDS encoding GlsB/YeaQ/YmgE family stress response membrane protein has product MFSFIWFLLIGLAAGWLAGRILRGKGFGLIANLVIGVVGSFLGGIVFGLLGFRSYGIVAELIVAVIGAILLIFIAGVIKKK; this is encoded by the coding sequence ATGTTTAGTTTTATTTGGTTTTTACTCATTGGTCTCGCGGCAGGTTGGCTTGCGGGTCGTATCCTACGTGGAAAAGGTTTTGGACTCATCGCCAATTTGGTGATTGGTGTTGTTGGTTCCTTCTTAGGGGGAATTGTGTTTGGTCTTCTTGGTTTTCGTTCTTACGGAATCGTTGCCGAACTCATTGTCGCAGTGATCGGAGCGATTCTATTGATTTTTATCGCAGGTGTGATCAAAAAAAAATAG
- a CDS encoding YebC/PmpR family DNA-binding transcriptional regulator: MSGHSKWATIRRKKGAIDAKRGAIFTRIAKEISVAAKEGGGDQEGNPRLRLAVTKAKAANMPKDNIERAIKKGTGGLEGMIYEECLYECYAPGGVAIMVDVLTDKKSRTTPEIKSILTKLGGSLANAGAVSRLFERKGQLTLKADQISEEALFDLALGAGAEDIQVNDGMYVVLTTPAEYEAVQSALSTKGLNMEESEIKYIPMTTVEVNDKETAEKVMKLIDNLEANDDVQGVSSNFELGEGVELD; encoded by the coding sequence ATGTCAGGACACTCGAAATGGGCGACGATTCGAAGAAAAAAGGGAGCCATTGATGCCAAAAGAGGCGCCATCTTTACAAGGATAGCCAAAGAAATTTCTGTGGCAGCCAAAGAAGGTGGAGGTGACCAAGAGGGTAACCCAAGACTTCGTTTAGCGGTTACCAAAGCGAAAGCCGCCAATATGCCAAAAGACAATATCGAACGTGCCATCAAAAAGGGTACGGGTGGACTCGAGGGCATGATCTATGAAGAGTGTCTGTACGAATGTTATGCACCTGGTGGAGTTGCCATCATGGTGGATGTGCTTACCGATAAAAAATCCCGTACAACTCCCGAAATCAAAAGCATTTTAACGAAACTTGGTGGATCCCTTGCCAATGCGGGGGCAGTTTCCCGTTTGTTTGAACGTAAAGGCCAACTCACTCTCAAGGCAGACCAAATTTCGGAAGAAGCATTGTTTGATTTAGCTTTAGGGGCTGGTGCCGAAGACATCCAAGTGAATGACGGGATGTATGTCGTTCTCACAACTCCAGCGGAATATGAAGCGGTCCAGTCCGCCCTTTCCACGAAAGGGCTGAACATGGAAGAGTCAGAAATCAAATACATCCCAATGACAACTGTGGAAGTGAATGATAAAGAGACAGCAGAAAAAGTAATGAAGTTAATTGATAACCTTGAAGCCAATGATGACGTACAAGGTGTGAGCTCCAACTTTGAGTTAGGCGAAGGAGTCGAACTCGATTAA
- a CDS encoding acyl-CoA dehydrogenase family protein, protein MDFSITDEQKALRELARDFAKNEMIPKAEHHDHTGEYPKEILKKAFDVGLMNMHIPSEYGGAGLGVLDELIASEELFYGCSGMATAILANNLALAPVLLGADDYVMKKYIQPMTENFTLAAYAVTEPGAGSDVAGIRTTAKRVGDEYIINGSKMWITNAGHADWFFVLAKTDPNAGHKGMTGFIVDAKTPGIIIGKKEKNMGQRCSDTRGVTFEDVKVPKENMIGKEGEGFKIAMGAFDQTRPAVAIGAVGVARAALDHSIRYANTRNAFGKPISVNQGVSFMIAEMARDIEAGRLLCWQSAWLIDNKFRNTYQASIAKVFCADMAMRVTTDAVQIFGGYGFNEEYPVEKLMRDAKIFQIYEGTSQIQRVIISKFLNDGVGIETPNA, encoded by the coding sequence ATCGACTTTTCAATCACCGATGAACAAAAAGCCCTCCGCGAATTAGCCAGAGATTTCGCAAAAAATGAAATGATTCCAAAAGCGGAACACCATGACCACACAGGTGAGTATCCAAAAGAAATTTTGAAAAAGGCATTTGATGTGGGTCTCATGAACATGCACATCCCTTCTGAATATGGTGGTGCTGGACTCGGTGTTTTGGATGAACTCATCGCCTCAGAAGAGTTATTTTATGGATGTTCTGGGATGGCAACCGCGATCCTTGCAAACAACCTAGCTCTTGCACCTGTATTGTTAGGTGCAGATGACTATGTAATGAAAAAATATATCCAACCAATGACTGAAAATTTTACACTAGCGGCTTATGCGGTTACAGAGCCAGGTGCAGGATCTGATGTTGCAGGAATTCGTACCACAGCAAAACGAGTGGGTGATGAATACATCATCAACGGATCCAAAATGTGGATCACTAATGCAGGACATGCAGACTGGTTTTTTGTCTTAGCAAAAACAGATCCGAATGCTGGTCACAAAGGTATGACAGGTTTCATCGTAGATGCCAAAACTCCTGGAATCATTATCGGTAAAAAAGAAAAAAATATGGGTCAACGTTGTTCCGATACTCGTGGTGTAACTTTCGAAGATGTAAAAGTTCCCAAAGAAAATATGATCGGAAAAGAGGGTGAGGGATTCAAAATTGCAATGGGAGCTTTTGACCAAACTCGACCTGCTGTTGCCATTGGAGCAGTTGGTGTTGCACGTGCTGCCCTTGACCATTCCATTCGTTATGCAAACACCCGTAATGCGTTTGGTAAACCAATCTCTGTAAACCAAGGTGTTAGTTTTATGATCGCTGAAATGGCTCGAGACATTGAAGCAGGTCGTTTGTTATGTTGGCAATCTGCTTGGTTAATTGATAACAAATTTAGAAACACATACCAAGCATCGATTGCAAAAGTATTTTGTGCTGATATGGCTATGCGTGTCACAACCGATGCGGTTCAAATTTTTGGCGGATACGGATTCAATGAAGAATACCCAGTTGAAAAATTGATGCGTGATGCAAAAATTTTCCAAATTTACGAAGGTACTTCACAAATCCAAAGAGTGATCATCTCCAAATTCCTCAATGATGGAGTTGGGATCGAAACTCCAAACGCTTAA
- a CDS encoding aminodeoxychorismate/anthranilate synthase component II, translating to MFLLIDNYDSFTYILFQYLAKIAPTTVMRNDENLPLDSLQKYQAVVLSPGPGLPKTSGNLMTHFSFLYPKVPVLGICLGHQTIAETFGAKLEQTKEIYHGRPSPIEHNGEGIFKKIPNQFLANRYHSWAVSKLEFPNELEVTAETKDGVIMGIRHRKWKKVFGVQFHPESILTEYGETLLRNFYEEVHS from the coding sequence ATGTTTTTACTCATCGATAACTACGACTCATTCACATACATATTATTCCAATACTTAGCCAAAATCGCACCTACAACTGTAATGCGAAACGATGAAAATTTACCTTTGGATTCCCTTCAAAAATACCAAGCTGTTGTCCTTTCTCCAGGACCTGGTTTACCAAAAACATCTGGGAACCTAATGACTCATTTTTCATTTTTATATCCGAAAGTACCTGTACTTGGCATTTGTCTTGGCCACCAAACGATTGCAGAAACGTTTGGAGCCAAATTAGAACAAACCAAGGAAATTTATCATGGAAGGCCTTCTCCGATAGAACACAATGGTGAAGGGATATTTAAGAAGATTCCAAACCAATTTTTAGCCAATCGTTACCATTCCTGGGCAGTTTCAAAACTGGAATTTCCAAACGAATTGGAAGTGACAGCAGAAACAAAAGATGGTGTGATCATGGGAATTCGTCACAGAAAATGGAAAAAGGTCTTTGGGGTTCAGTTCCATCCAGAATCCATCCTCACTGAATATGGGGAAACTTTGCTTCGTAACTTCTATGAGGAAGTTCATTCATGA
- a CDS encoding ABC transporter ATP-binding protein, whose protein sequence is MKYFLRLLSYSVHYKQRFVLGLVFALLTAVLNGISLTALIPLFDSLGSDKNNRFHLDLTLPEKTILVQEVLLGEDSLDGLERIKRLIISAKLQINAYTEDMEPKEVVWAVCIAVFPLYLLKLGTYLLSVYCIATAGYKAVRDIRQELFQKVQKLPLTYFYKEKTGLIMSRVINDAEIVAAVISSNLRDAVINFFYVLTHLVILIYLNSDLLILACLTVPVVILPVTLFTRKISSSTARFQEKIADLNGHIQEFISGIKVIRTFRQEKQDLKKFDNINYKVYRRTFKGQFYLQMAPSLVELTSSIVVLGYFALGAKFIYSGKFTQGEFMAFLLTLLFLMRPLTQLSQMVGKITQANSAGKRIFEIIDRDPEVIEHGDETVLEKITEGIRFEDIHFSYPGTNQEVLKGINLDIKLGETYAFVGTSGSGKSTMMDLIPRFFDPTAGQIKIDGIDIKQYSLKSLRKKIGIVTQEIFLFHGTIADNIAYGTGAATRKEVVRAARLANAHDFITKMDNGYDTMIGVRGLDLSGGQRQRLVIARALLRNAEIMILDEATSALDAESERLVSRALERLFQNRTTFIIAHRLSTVRRIKNIVVIEDGEIKEQGDHDSLLEKNGIYKKLYDSQFADAEIQI, encoded by the coding sequence ATGAAATATTTTCTTAGGTTATTGAGTTATAGCGTTCATTATAAACAAAGATTTGTTTTGGGACTTGTCTTTGCTTTGTTAACAGCCGTACTCAATGGAATTTCTTTAACTGCACTCATTCCTCTTTTTGATTCACTTGGTAGTGACAAAAATAATCGATTTCACTTGGATTTGACCTTACCAGAAAAAACTATTTTAGTTCAGGAAGTTTTACTTGGTGAAGATAGTTTAGATGGATTGGAACGAATCAAACGTTTGATCATCTCGGCAAAATTACAAATCAACGCATACACGGAAGACATGGAACCAAAGGAAGTAGTTTGGGCGGTTTGTATAGCAGTGTTTCCATTGTATCTTTTGAAATTAGGAACCTATTTATTATCTGTTTATTGTATTGCTACAGCTGGTTACAAAGCGGTTCGAGACATACGCCAAGAGTTATTTCAAAAAGTACAAAAATTACCTCTCACGTATTTTTACAAAGAAAAAACAGGGCTCATCATGAGCCGTGTCATCAACGATGCAGAGATTGTTGCTGCCGTAATATCAAGTAACTTACGTGATGCGGTCATTAATTTCTTTTACGTTTTAACTCATTTAGTAATTTTAATTTATTTGAATTCGGACTTATTGATCCTTGCTTGTTTGACGGTACCTGTTGTGATTTTACCGGTGACTTTGTTCACTAGAAAAATTTCCTCATCTACTGCGAGATTCCAAGAGAAAATTGCTGATTTGAATGGTCATATCCAAGAATTTATTTCTGGTATCAAAGTCATTCGAACCTTTCGACAAGAAAAACAAGATCTCAAAAAATTCGATAATATCAATTACAAAGTTTATAGAAGGACATTCAAAGGCCAATTTTATTTACAAATGGCACCAAGTCTTGTTGAACTTACTTCATCTATTGTTGTGCTCGGTTATTTTGCGTTAGGTGCAAAATTTATCTATTCTGGTAAGTTCACACAAGGTGAATTTATGGCCTTCCTTTTAACATTATTATTTTTGATGCGGCCGCTAACTCAACTATCACAAATGGTCGGAAAAATCACCCAAGCAAACTCAGCTGGGAAAAGAATTTTTGAAATCATTGATCGAGATCCGGAAGTCATCGAACATGGAGATGAAACGGTTTTAGAAAAAATTACAGAAGGCATCAGATTCGAAGACATCCATTTTTCTTATCCTGGAACCAACCAAGAAGTTTTAAAAGGAATCAATTTGGACATCAAACTTGGTGAGACCTATGCTTTTGTAGGTACAAGTGGTTCTGGAAAATCGACGATGATGGATTTGATCCCACGTTTTTTTGATCCAACAGCGGGTCAGATCAAAATAGATGGAATTGATATCAAACAATACTCACTCAAATCCCTTCGTAAAAAAATTGGTATTGTAACCCAAGAAATTTTCCTCTTCCACGGAACCATTGCTGATAACATCGCGTATGGAACAGGTGCAGCCACACGAAAGGAAGTGGTAAGAGCTGCTCGTTTGGCCAATGCACATGATTTTATCACTAAAATGGATAATGGATACGATACCATGATCGGGGTACGTGGATTGGATTTAAGTGGAGGGCAGAGGCAACGCCTTGTCATCGCACGTGCATTATTACGAAATGCAGAAATAATGATTTTAGATGAAGCAACAAGTGCGTTAGATGCTGAATCAGAGCGTTTGGTAAGCCGAGCTTTAGAGCGATTATTTCAAAACCGTACTACTTTTATCATTGCCCATCGATTATCTACAGTAAGGCGAATCAAAAATATAGTCGTGATCGAAGATGGAGAGATCAAGGAACAGGGTGATCACGATTCCTTGCTCGAAAAAAATGGTATTTATAAAAAACTATATGATAGTCAATTTGCGGATGCGGAGATCCAAATATGA
- a CDS encoding response regulator produces MKKVLIVDDNDRYANNLKAFFDQKKIHSDRAVDAKQGLELYTKSNNYDMIISDVTMETQTSGLWMMRDIYKSGYKGIMVIASTGFDVWGVMPFSSYFLSWFCGLHWMIPKVPLKQGTVEWIPTILSKGKSNPF; encoded by the coding sequence ATGAAAAAAGTTCTGATTGTTGATGATAACGACCGCTATGCGAATAATTTAAAGGCATTTTTTGATCAAAAAAAAATTCATTCTGACAGAGCTGTTGATGCGAAACAAGGATTGGAATTATATACTAAATCCAACAATTATGATATGATCATCTCGGATGTCACTATGGAAACCCAAACTTCCGGTTTGTGGATGATGAGAGACATATACAAATCTGGATACAAAGGAATCATGGTCATCGCTTCCACAGGATTTGATGTTTGGGGAGTAATGCCTTTTTCTTCTTATTTTTTATCTTGGTTTTGTGGTTTACATTGGATGATTCCAAAGGTCCCACTCAAACAAGGAACGGTGGAATGGATTCCCACCATTCTTTCGAAAGGAAAATCTAATCCTTTTTAG
- a CDS encoding HEAT repeat domain-containing protein has translation MFQKGQDIIWKGSLWVVLLFYFSCSTSKPFQLTDVSPKYREYQGSDLDPHKSKEVVIPVTKNRKYDSFIEEAHKSIALLEFGENIALRADSKKTVGEPVEKEMQAAAYLEEDLPTIITRLPELIQTNQSLIDSTPNDFDGPAIGRVSRELGIILESLQQYSPKAIGIQNAIRNLRSDSSNYSKGRDIAEPETKTEDPILINSENETPEKPEKVIVKKEDSSNKISIKRLNRKTKVTGKATEQINEMVKKEEEEVLSDEEKKDKEYTEQIRNGLVQVFRWEYYRKPKNLEKIVSTHPIPRVRSAAALALGRLKAGRVTLQTAIDKDGYQVRPAAYKALSDIGDKRSLSYFIAGTKAEDPEVIAVSFEGLGKTKDPAGRELILTQGIASEYVVIVAGSLRGLAYHKLDADVEIFDKFLKSQEQEIKEAAIEALAIHGSRESLRILERVATEEPTLTLMAIDEISKNPSLSATFALIRLNESLTDEKFTKRIGESLLRRKAFGKYAIILIEDDYLRAEPNERSTPISYIKNKEIGLILSETKKEFAVRMGENIVTDKYIQVKMESTLPGAKSAFVTGWVFYPKIDIIEVKQLGSDGNSGKYSQLKKGKHKNLFNPIEAVQLPKKD, from the coding sequence ATGTTTCAAAAGGGTCAAGACATAATTTGGAAAGGCAGTTTATGGGTGGTCCTTCTCTTTTACTTCAGTTGTTCGACTTCTAAACCTTTCCAATTAACAGACGTTTCACCAAAGTATCGTGAATACCAAGGTAGTGATTTAGATCCACATAAATCAAAAGAAGTTGTAATACCTGTTACAAAAAACAGAAAGTATGATTCTTTCATAGAAGAAGCTCACAAATCCATCGCTTTATTAGAATTTGGCGAAAACATAGCCTTACGTGCTGATAGCAAAAAAACTGTTGGTGAACCAGTCGAAAAAGAAATGCAGGCTGCAGCTTATTTAGAAGAAGACCTACCAACCATCATTACACGCCTTCCTGAACTTATCCAAACAAACCAATCTCTTATTGATAGCACACCGAATGATTTTGATGGACCAGCAATCGGTCGAGTTTCTCGGGAATTAGGAATCATATTGGAGTCTTTGCAACAATATAGTCCCAAAGCAATAGGGATACAAAATGCAATCCGAAATCTGAGATCGGATTCTTCTAATTATAGTAAAGGAAGAGACATTGCGGAACCAGAAACAAAAACGGAAGACCCTATTCTCATTAATTCTGAAAACGAAACTCCAGAAAAACCTGAAAAAGTAATTGTTAAAAAAGAAGATTCTTCAAATAAAATTTCCATCAAACGTTTGAATCGCAAAACGAAAGTTACAGGAAAAGCAACAGAACAAATTAACGAAATGGTGAAAAAGGAAGAGGAAGAAGTCCTTTCCGATGAAGAGAAAAAAGACAAAGAGTATACAGAACAAATTCGAAATGGTCTTGTCCAAGTTTTCCGATGGGAATACTATCGTAAGCCAAAGAATCTCGAAAAAATCGTTTCGACACACCCAATCCCAAGAGTACGTTCTGCAGCTGCCCTAGCCCTTGGGAGATTGAAGGCTGGTCGTGTCACTTTACAAACTGCTATCGATAAAGATGGATACCAGGTGCGACCCGCAGCTTATAAAGCACTTTCTGATATAGGTGATAAACGATCTTTATCCTATTTTATTGCAGGGACAAAGGCAGAAGACCCAGAAGTAATTGCTGTCAGTTTTGAGGGACTCGGAAAAACAAAAGACCCAGCTGGTCGTGAATTGATTTTAACACAAGGTATCGCATCAGAATATGTCGTGATAGTTGCTGGTTCTTTACGTGGGCTTGCCTATCATAAGTTAGATGCCGATGTCGAAATATTTGATAAATTTTTAAAATCACAAGAGCAGGAAATCAAAGAAGCAGCCATTGAAGCTCTAGCCATTCATGGAAGCCGAGAGAGTTTACGAATCTTAGAACGAGTTGCCACAGAAGAACCAACGTTAACGTTGATGGCAATCGATGAAATCAGTAAAAATCCATCTCTTTCTGCCACTTTTGCATTGATTCGATTGAATGAATCTTTGACAGATGAAAAATTCACAAAACGAATTGGTGAGTCTCTTTTACGGAGAAAAGCATTTGGAAAGTATGCAATCATTCTTATAGAAGATGATTATTTAAGAGCAGAACCAAACGAACGTTCAACTCCAATTTCTTATATCAAAAATAAAGAAATAGGGCTTATCCTTTCTGAAACTAAAAAGGAATTTGCAGTACGGATGGGAGAAAACATAGTCACGGATAAATATATCCAAGTAAAAATGGAATCAACCTTACCTGGAGCAAAGAGTGCTTTTGTAACTGGATGGGTGTTTTATCCAAAAATTGATATTATTGAAGTCAAACAATTGGGTAGTGATGGAAATTCAGGGAAGTATTCACAATTAAAAAAAGGGAAACATAAAAACCTATTTAATCCAATCGAAGCAGTTCAACTTCCTAAAAAGGATTAG